The proteins below come from a single Parazoarcus communis genomic window:
- a CDS encoding patatin-like phospholipase family protein, with amino-acid sequence MPTPTLLRPASLVLLAFLMLSSALPAYAEAPLQRPRIGLALSGGGARGAAHIGVLQVLEALRIPVDCVTGTSMGSIVGGAYAAGLSADDLEAAVVATDWDDVFNDKPPRQEQSIRRKADALKGLSEVELGLKGDGIAAARGLVSGVEIESFLRRLTRPVADVERFADLPIPFKAVATDIETGDAVILDHGSLPQAMRASMAIPGVMAPVELDGKLLVDGGIANNLPIGLVRQTCADVVIAVNIQSTLLKREQLSSAFSITGQLINLLGKSRVDAELATLGENDILIAPDLGDITSGSFERQPEAIARGRDAAQALAATLRRYSLPEDEYLALRSSQTLASNGLGKVAQIRFEGLKRTNDAVLRDLMHSASEDTLSEETLAADMRRIYGRGDFEGIDYRIAPQDGVRTLIVSPREKSWGPDYLGFGLGVASDFTGDSQYNLIVQHRKTWINPLGAEWATELKIGWRNRISSEFYQPLDAAGRAFVQPYVSAETYKQSLYVNSERIATYAFEQGTVGMDLGYNFGTVGMLRAGPVWRKGSFTRDTGTALVAGGDYETTGLQVRLLVDQLDRVRLASEGYALNLTAIKARQRDGTKLDYSLLEGHGQVFLNQGPHTLGISAEAGTSFDNGLPGQDLFQLGGPLRLSGYRFGEFLGAQYDFVRFEYRNRAIRLPAILGSGVFLGGSLESGRMDKLLNAGESSGRRYSTSIFLSANTALGPAYLGFGVGDKGSKTLFLVIGVP; translated from the coding sequence ATGCCCACTCCCACCCTGCTGCGCCCGGCAAGCCTCGTGCTGCTTGCCTTCCTCATGCTGTCCAGCGCGCTGCCTGCATACGCCGAAGCACCGCTCCAGCGCCCCCGCATCGGCCTCGCCCTGTCCGGCGGCGGCGCCCGCGGTGCCGCCCACATCGGCGTGCTGCAGGTGCTCGAAGCCCTGCGCATTCCGGTCGATTGCGTCACTGGCACCAGCATGGGCTCCATCGTCGGCGGCGCCTATGCCGCGGGCTTGTCCGCAGACGATCTCGAAGCGGCGGTCGTCGCCACCGACTGGGATGACGTGTTCAACGACAAGCCGCCCCGTCAGGAGCAGTCGATCCGGCGCAAGGCCGATGCGCTGAAGGGCTTGAGCGAAGTCGAACTGGGGCTTAAGGGTGATGGCATTGCCGCCGCCCGCGGCCTGGTCAGTGGCGTCGAGATCGAGAGCTTCCTGCGCCGCCTCACCCGTCCGGTGGCCGACGTGGAGCGCTTCGCCGATCTGCCGATTCCGTTCAAGGCCGTGGCCACCGACATCGAGACCGGTGATGCCGTCATCCTCGATCACGGCAGCCTGCCGCAGGCGATGCGGGCCAGCATGGCGATTCCGGGCGTGATGGCACCGGTCGAGCTCGACGGCAAGCTGCTGGTCGACGGTGGCATTGCCAACAACCTGCCCATCGGCCTGGTACGCCAGACCTGCGCCGATGTGGTGATCGCGGTCAATATCCAGTCCACCCTGCTCAAACGCGAGCAACTCAGCTCAGCCTTCTCCATCACTGGCCAGCTCATCAACCTGCTCGGCAAGAGCCGTGTCGACGCCGAACTCGCCACCCTTGGCGAAAACGACATCCTGATCGCCCCCGACCTGGGCGACATCACCTCGGGCAGTTTCGAGCGCCAGCCCGAAGCCATCGCCCGCGGTCGTGACGCGGCGCAGGCCCTTGCCGCCACCCTGCGGCGCTACAGCCTGCCCGAAGACGAGTACCTCGCACTGCGCAGCAGCCAGACGCTGGCCAGCAACGGCCTGGGCAAGGTCGCACAGATCCGCTTCGAAGGCCTCAAGCGCACCAACGATGCCGTGCTGCGCGACCTGATGCACAGTGCGAGCGAGGACACCCTGTCCGAAGAAACCCTCGCCGCCGACATGCGCCGCATCTACGGACGCGGCGACTTTGAAGGCATCGACTACCGCATCGCCCCGCAGGACGGCGTCCGCACGCTGATCGTGAGTCCGCGCGAGAAGAGCTGGGGCCCGGACTATCTCGGCTTCGGTCTTGGCGTGGCCTCGGACTTCACCGGCGACTCCCAGTACAACCTGATCGTGCAGCACCGCAAGACCTGGATCAATCCGCTTGGCGCGGAATGGGCCACCGAACTCAAGATCGGCTGGCGCAACCGCATCAGCTCGGAGTTCTACCAGCCGCTCGACGCCGCCGGACGCGCCTTCGTCCAGCCTTACGTGTCGGCGGAGACCTACAAGCAGAGCCTGTACGTGAACAGCGAACGCATCGCGACCTACGCCTTTGAGCAGGGCACTGTGGGGATGGACCTGGGCTACAACTTCGGCACCGTAGGCATGCTGCGTGCCGGCCCGGTGTGGCGCAAGGGCAGCTTCACCCGCGACACCGGCACGGCGCTGGTCGCCGGCGGCGACTACGAAACCACAGGGCTGCAGGTCCGCCTGCTGGTCGACCAGCTCGATCGTGTGCGCCTCGCCAGCGAAGGATATGCGCTCAATCTCACCGCCATCAAGGCGCGCCAGCGCGACGGCACAAAGCTCGACTACTCGCTGCTGGAAGGCCACGGCCAAGTGTTTCTCAATCAGGGCCCGCATACCCTGGGCATCAGTGCCGAGGCCGGCACCAGCTTCGACAACGGCCTGCCAGGACAGGATCTGTTCCAGCTCGGCGGGCCGCTGCGCCTGTCGGGCTATCGCTTCGGGGAGTTTCTCGGGGCGCAGTACGATTTTGTCCGCTTCGAATACCGCAACCGCGCCATCCGGCTGCCGGCCATCCTCGGCTCTGGCGTCTTCCTCGGCGGCAGCCTCGAAAGCGGACGCATGGACAAGCTGCTCAATGCCGGCGAGAGCTCGGGCCGGCGCTACTCGACCTCGATCTTCCTCTCGGCCAACACCGCACTTGGTCCGGCCTACCTGGGGTTCGGCGTGGGTGACAAGGGCAGCAAGACCCTGTTCCTGGTCATCGGGGTGCCCTGA
- a CDS encoding MMPL family transporter: MSMRPRLSAFLMWLAIVGVLATIVARASFTADMSVFLPRSPTPEQQLLVDQLRDGMVSRMTLIGLSGGSISRRSEVSRKMAAALRADERFAAVNNGEAVHLEADRRWLFENRYALSSAVTPERFSVDGLRSALQDSINLLASPAGLLAKPLLTRDPTGELMQLLSALDSAEQPRRDGDVWISRNGDTTLLLAMSRASGADIDAQEAAMNAIRAAFEEAVSEYGNNRNGNAIRLDMTGPGVFSVQSRTTIKDEVTRIAAIGSSLIIVLLLIIYRSVPVLLLGLLPVITGTLAGIAAVSLGFGVVHGLTLGFGTTLIGEAVDYAIYLFVQRGQPRDSKNGFWPTIRLGLLTSACGFVALLASGFPGLAQLGLYSLAGLIAAALMTRYLLPAMLPADFRLRDVSPLGRRLAGLVSAATRLRWLVITLALSSLALIAIQRQAIWNSELLALSPVPIADQVLDQRLRSELGAPDVRYLIVVDGHDAEAALQAAEALAPALNRLQDAGLISGWDSATRYLPSQATQRARINSLPLRDALSARLQEASADLPLRAERLQPFLDEVEAARQRPLLNRASMEGTSLALAVDAMLIETDHGVRALLPLRAPTEGRQAGLIDATAVRAELATAPPPADGSPALFLDLKHESDTLYRGYLGEAIQLSLGGVFAILALLLVFLRNPMRVVRVALPLAASILVVLAALTLAGKQLILLHLVGLLLIVAVGSNYALFFDRGASDNTAPSPATLASLLFANLTTVAGFGLLAFSEVPVLQAIGITVGPGAILALVFSAMLSPRRPLPPGP; encoded by the coding sequence ATGAGCATGCGCCCGCGCCTGTCCGCCTTCCTGATGTGGCTGGCCATTGTCGGCGTGCTGGCCACGATCGTTGCCCGCGCCAGCTTCACCGCCGACATGTCGGTGTTCCTGCCCCGTAGCCCGACCCCGGAACAGCAGCTGCTCGTCGACCAGCTGCGCGACGGCATGGTGTCGCGGATGACCCTGATCGGGCTGTCAGGTGGCAGCATCTCCAGGCGCAGCGAGGTGTCGCGCAAGATGGCCGCCGCCCTGCGCGCCGACGAGCGCTTCGCCGCGGTCAATAATGGCGAAGCGGTACACCTCGAGGCCGACCGGCGCTGGCTGTTCGAGAACCGCTATGCCCTCAGCAGCGCGGTCACCCCGGAACGGTTCAGCGTCGATGGCCTGCGCAGTGCACTGCAGGATTCGATCAACCTGCTCGCGTCTCCCGCCGGGCTGCTCGCCAAACCCCTGCTCACCCGCGACCCCACCGGCGAGCTCATGCAGCTGCTGAGCGCACTCGACAGCGCGGAGCAGCCGCGGCGCGATGGCGACGTGTGGATCTCGCGCAATGGCGACACCACCCTGCTGCTGGCGATGAGCCGCGCCTCCGGCGCCGACATCGACGCCCAGGAGGCCGCGATGAATGCCATCCGCGCCGCGTTCGAAGAGGCCGTCAGCGAGTACGGCAACAACCGGAACGGCAACGCCATCCGCCTCGACATGACCGGGCCTGGCGTGTTCTCGGTGCAGTCGCGCACCACCATCAAGGACGAAGTCACCCGCATCGCCGCCATCGGCAGCAGCCTGATCATCGTCCTGCTGCTCATCATCTACCGCTCCGTGCCGGTGCTGCTACTCGGCCTGCTGCCCGTGATCACCGGCACCCTGGCCGGCATCGCCGCGGTGAGCCTCGGCTTTGGCGTGGTGCATGGCCTCACCCTCGGCTTCGGCACCACCCTGATCGGCGAGGCGGTGGATTACGCCATCTATCTTTTCGTGCAGCGCGGGCAGCCGCGGGACAGCAAGAACGGCTTCTGGCCCACCATCCGCCTCGGCCTGCTGACCTCGGCCTGCGGCTTCGTCGCCCTGCTGGCTTCGGGCTTTCCCGGACTGGCACAGCTCGGCCTGTATTCCCTTGCCGGCCTCATCGCGGCGGCGCTGATGACGCGCTACCTGCTCCCGGCCATGCTGCCGGCCGATTTCCGTCTGCGCGACGTGAGCCCGCTCGGCCGGCGCCTGGCCGGACTGGTGTCGGCTGCCACCCGCCTGCGCTGGCTGGTGATCACGCTGGCCCTGAGCAGCCTGGCGCTGATCGCGATCCAGCGCCAGGCCATCTGGAACAGCGAATTGCTCGCACTGAGCCCGGTTCCGATCGCCGACCAGGTGCTCGACCAGCGCCTGCGCAGTGAACTCGGCGCACCCGACGTGCGCTATCTGATCGTGGTCGACGGGCATGATGCCGAAGCCGCACTGCAGGCCGCCGAAGCACTGGCTCCAGCACTGAACCGACTGCAGGACGCAGGCCTCATCAGTGGCTGGGACAGCGCCACGCGCTACCTCCCCAGCCAGGCGACCCAGCGCGCCCGCATCAACAGCCTGCCGCTGCGCGACGCGCTTTCCGCCCGCCTGCAGGAGGCCAGCGCAGATCTGCCGCTGCGTGCGGAGCGCCTGCAACCCTTCCTCGATGAAGTGGAGGCCGCGCGCCAGCGCCCGCTGCTGAACCGCGCTTCGATGGAGGGCACCTCGCTCGCGCTCGCCGTTGACGCCATGCTGATCGAAACCGACCACGGCGTACGCGCGTTGCTTCCGCTACGCGCGCCCACCGAAGGCCGCCAGGCGGGGCTGATCGACGCCACCGCGGTCCGTGCCGAACTGGCCACCGCTCCGCCCCCGGCCGATGGCTCGCCAGCGCTCTTCCTCGACCTCAAGCACGAATCCGACACGCTCTACCGCGGCTATCTCGGCGAAGCCATCCAGCTCTCGCTCGGTGGCGTATTCGCAATCCTTGCCCTGCTGCTGGTCTTCCTGCGCAATCCCATGCGGGTCGTCCGCGTTGCCCTGCCGCTGGCCGCCTCCATCCTGGTGGTGCTTGCTGCGCTGACGCTGGCCGGCAAGCAGCTCATCCTGCTGCATCTGGTCGGGCTGCTGCTGATCGTCGCGGTCGGTTCCAACTACGCGCTGTTCTTCGACCGCGGCGCCTCCGACAACACGGCACCCAGCCCGGCCACGCTGGCGTCCCTGCTGTTTGCCAATCTCACGACCGTAGCCGGTTTCGGACTGCTGGCCTTTTCCGAGGTGCCGGTGCTGCAGGCCATCGGCATCACCGTCGGCCCGGGCGCCATCCTGGCCCTGGTGTTCTCGGCCATGCTCAGCCCGCGCCGCCCTCTGCCACCCGGCCCCTGA
- a CDS encoding LolA-related protein has product MTLRLFALLMGLLAGHAHAAGWDVAELMKTLATNGGGRVRFVETRHLAILDQPLRTTGELVYHAPARLERHTETPVRESMVLDGDTLTLTRDGKTHSLRLRDYPEIAALIASIRATLAGDRKTLERSYALSLSGSATQWSLELLPSDPAVAKVVLRISISGSRGEVRGVDILQADGDRSEMRIEPVLR; this is encoded by the coding sequence ATGACCCTCCGCCTGTTTGCACTCCTGATGGGGCTTCTTGCCGGCCACGCCCATGCCGCGGGCTGGGATGTCGCGGAGCTGATGAAGACCCTCGCCACCAATGGCGGCGGGCGGGTGCGCTTCGTCGAGACCCGCCACCTGGCCATCCTCGACCAGCCCCTGAGAACGACCGGCGAACTGGTCTACCACGCACCGGCCAGGCTCGAGCGCCACACCGAAACGCCTGTGCGCGAGTCCATGGTGCTCGATGGCGACACCCTGACCCTCACCCGCGACGGCAAGACCCACAGCTTGCGCCTGCGCGATTACCCGGAGATCGCCGCGCTGATCGCGAGCATCCGCGCCACGCTGGCCGGTGATCGCAAGACGCTCGAGCGCAGCTATGCCTTGTCGCTGTCTGGCAGCGCAACGCAGTGGTCGCTCGAGTTGCTGCCTTCCGACCCTGCCGTGGCGAAGGTCGTCTTGCGCATCAGCATCAGCGGCAGCCGGGGCGAAGTGCGCGGCGTCGACATTCTCCAGGCCGACGGCGATCGCTCGGAGATGCGTATCGAGCCGGTACTGCGATGA
- a CDS encoding acyl-CoA synthetase, translating into MSARQTSERAASVPASAEWARQPERSNMAMLRLMAWLSLRLGRPAGRVVLHLIAAYFFLFAPSARRASRAYLPRALGRPARIGDGYRQVFSFAATIHDRVYLLKDRFDLFDIRIEGEALIRDQIASGEGALLFGAHVGSFEVIRAIGRTQPGLKVALAMFEDNARRINSLLAALNPSASPEVIALGKLDAMLRIHARIEDGALVGVLADRSLGDELRRPVKLLGTAADLPVGPFRMAAMLGARIIFMAGLYHGGNRYTIRFEPIADFSEVGRHEREAAIDAAMQAYAAALERCCHDAPSNWFNFFDFWNDFGPTGSAQSR; encoded by the coding sequence ATGAGCGCACGTCAGACATCCGAGCGCGCGGCAAGTGTGCCCGCCAGCGCCGAGTGGGCGAGACAGCCCGAGCGCAGCAACATGGCCATGCTGCGCCTGATGGCCTGGCTGTCGCTGCGCCTGGGGCGTCCCGCAGGGCGCGTCGTGCTGCACCTGATCGCCGCCTATTTCTTTCTCTTCGCTCCGTCCGCACGGCGGGCCTCACGCGCCTATCTGCCGCGTGCGCTCGGTCGCCCGGCACGTATCGGCGACGGCTACCGTCAGGTGTTCAGCTTTGCGGCGACGATTCACGACCGCGTTTACCTGCTGAAGGACCGCTTCGACCTGTTCGACATCCGCATCGAGGGCGAAGCATTGATCCGCGACCAGATCGCCAGCGGCGAAGGTGCGCTGCTGTTCGGCGCTCACGTGGGCAGCTTCGAGGTGATTCGCGCAATCGGTCGCACCCAGCCCGGGCTCAAGGTCGCGCTGGCGATGTTCGAGGACAATGCACGCCGGATCAACAGCCTGCTTGCCGCACTCAACCCCTCCGCCAGCCCCGAGGTGATTGCGCTGGGCAAGCTCGACGCCATGCTCAGGATTCACGCCCGGATCGAGGACGGCGCACTGGTGGGCGTGCTCGCCGACCGCAGCCTGGGTGACGAACTGCGCAGACCGGTTAAACTGCTCGGGACCGCTGCCGATCTGCCGGTCGGCCCGTTCCGGATGGCGGCAATGCTCGGCGCCCGCATCATCTTCATGGCCGGCCTGTATCACGGTGGCAACCGCTACACGATCCGTTTCGAACCCATCGCTGACTTCAGCGAGGTCGGGCGGCACGAACGCGAGGCTGCAATCGATGCCGCCATGCAGGCCTACGCTGCGGCACTCGAACGCTGCTGCCATGACGCGCCTTCAAACTGGTTCAACTTCTTTGATTTCTGGAACGACTTCGGTCCGACCGGATCCGCTCAATCACGATGA
- a CDS encoding 3-hydroxyacyl-ACP dehydratase FabZ family protein: MSPGRCALNIAPDHPAFAGHFPGQPIVPGVVLLDEAACALARALKLDRPLWQVGNVKFIRPVGPGEAVFLNWKAPAASGAIAFAIDTTDGQAVASGSFTPAPRPAADR, translated from the coding sequence ATGAGCCCCGGACGCTGCGCGCTGAACATCGCCCCCGACCACCCCGCCTTTGCCGGCCATTTCCCGGGACAGCCCATCGTGCCCGGCGTGGTGCTGCTCGACGAGGCGGCCTGCGCGCTGGCGCGTGCGCTGAAGCTCGATCGTCCGTTGTGGCAGGTCGGAAACGTCAAGTTCATCCGTCCGGTGGGCCCCGGCGAGGCCGTGTTCCTGAACTGGAAGGCACCCGCAGCGAGCGGCGCCATCGCCTTTGCCATCGACACGACGGACGGCCAGGCGGTGGCCAGCGGCAGCTTCACCCCTGCGCCCCGCCCCGCAGCAGACCGATGA
- a CDS encoding AMP-binding protein produces MSSFPLVSHTDPDAVVARRHGEAISLRRFLADIERVAAALPDCGHILNVCTDRYRFAVGLAASMISGRVSLLPSTYTPETLRHLAAFAPDCQILTDGDPAQLSLPAVSFPALCEAQDVPAAMPAIPRLDAAQLVAWVFTSGSTGTPVPHRKTWGRLVINVRAEGVALGLDPARPATLIGTVPPQHMYGFESTVLVAWQSGTAFDAGRPFYPADIAATLASTPAPAALITTPFHLRTLLDEGIALTPVALVVSATAPLPVELARAAEAGLQAPLLEIYGSTETGQIATRRSAQTEQWTLFPDIRLEDRDGQTWADGGHIEVAVPMSDVIEQAGNGRFLLRGRNADLINIAGKRTSLGYLNQQLLGVSGVRDGGFHLPDGERDGHITRLAAFVVAPGVDPASLRAALRERIDPAFMPRPLIFLDALPRNATGKLPRDTCEALLQAHRASREQSA; encoded by the coding sequence GTGTCCAGCTTCCCCCTCGTTTCGCACACTGACCCGGATGCCGTCGTCGCCCGCCGCCATGGCGAAGCGATCAGCCTGCGCCGCTTTCTGGCCGACATCGAGCGGGTCGCCGCAGCGCTGCCAGACTGCGGTCACATCCTCAACGTGTGCACCGACCGCTACCGCTTCGCCGTGGGCCTTGCCGCCAGCATGATCTCCGGCAGGGTCAGCCTGCTGCCGTCGACCTACACGCCTGAAACCCTGCGCCATCTCGCCGCTTTCGCGCCCGACTGCCAGATCCTGACCGATGGCGACCCCGCGCAGCTGTCGCTGCCGGCGGTGAGCTTCCCCGCCCTGTGCGAGGCGCAGGACGTGCCCGCAGCGATGCCTGCCATACCCCGGCTCGATGCCGCGCAACTGGTGGCCTGGGTATTCACCTCCGGCTCCACCGGCACGCCGGTGCCGCACCGCAAGACCTGGGGTCGGCTGGTGATCAACGTCCGCGCCGAAGGCGTCGCGCTCGGGCTCGATCCCGCGCGGCCCGCCACGCTGATTGGCACGGTGCCGCCGCAACACATGTACGGGTTCGAATCCACCGTGCTGGTGGCCTGGCAGAGCGGCACCGCGTTCGACGCCGGCCGCCCCTTCTATCCGGCCGACATCGCGGCCACCCTGGCCAGCACGCCGGCCCCCGCGGCCCTGATCACCACACCCTTTCATCTGCGCACACTGCTCGACGAGGGCATCGCCCTGACACCGGTCGCACTGGTCGTCTCCGCGACCGCCCCGCTGCCGGTAGAGCTTGCCCGGGCTGCGGAAGCAGGTCTGCAGGCGCCGCTGCTCGAAATCTACGGCTCCACCGAAACCGGCCAAATCGCGACACGGCGCAGCGCGCAGACCGAGCAATGGACGCTGTTTCCCGATATCCGGCTCGAGGACCGCGACGGTCAGACCTGGGCGGACGGGGGCCACATCGAGGTCGCGGTGCCGATGTCCGACGTCATCGAGCAGGCCGGCAACGGTCGATTCCTGCTCAGGGGGCGGAACGCCGACCTCATCAACATCGCCGGCAAGCGCACCTCGCTCGGCTACCTCAACCAGCAACTGCTGGGCGTGAGCGGTGTGCGCGACGGCGGCTTTCACCTGCCCGACGGCGAACGCGATGGTCACATCACCCGCCTCGCCGCCTTCGTCGTCGCACCCGGCGTCGACCCGGCAAGCCTGCGCGCCGCCCTGCGCGAGCGCATCGACCCGGCCTTCATGCCGCGTCCGCTGATCTTTCTCGATGCCCTGCCGCGCAACGCCACCGGCAAGCTGCCGCGCGACACCTGTGAAGCCCTGCTGCAGGCGCACCGCGCCAGCCGGGAGCAAAGCGCATGA
- a CDS encoding phosphopantetheine-binding protein, which translates to MTETTPSSADAALLTEVAELIVSSLNLEIAPSEIEADAPLYGEGLGLDSIDILEVALVVSKRFGFSLRADNEDNLKIFSSLRSLADYIAAHRVA; encoded by the coding sequence ATGACCGAGACCACACCCTCCTCCGCTGATGCTGCACTGCTGACCGAAGTCGCGGAGCTGATCGTTTCTTCCCTCAACCTCGAGATCGCCCCCAGCGAGATCGAAGCCGATGCGCCGCTGTATGGCGAAGGGCTCGGGCTGGATTCGATCGACATCCTTGAAGTCGCGCTGGTCGTATCCAAGCGCTTCGGCTTCTCGCTACGCGCCGACAACGAGGACAACCTGAAGATCTTCTCTTCGCTGCGCAGCCTGGCCGATTACATCGCTGCCCACCGGGTAGCCTGA
- a CDS encoding B12-binding domain-containing radical SAM protein, translating to MRVTLVHPAGFNFVPGQPDFSVLANRMAPIGILQLASWLEKHGHPTQVHDCLGPYAPPSLEANVEQILATRPELVGFSATTSGFMDAVDMAAEIKRRHPHIKTFFGNVHASSVGGPLLDHFPEIDYLCIGEGEGAILDVAEGMADKDIANIIYRDGGGHAVINERRARILDLDELPFPAYEKLAGFPHGYHLPLFSYEKRWGATMITSRGCPYTCSFCDRTVYERLYKYNSAQYVHDHIRHLRDNFGVHHINIYDDLFTAHKKRIHELCELLISKPLGVDFNCAIRTGHTSDEMLALLKRAGALMVSMGIESADPAMMERHKTGVTLDAVKQTVEQIHAAGLRAKGLFIFGLPGETPETLKATSDFILSLDLDEMNMTKFSPMYGAPIWDECVSGAEGEFDEDWRLMNCLNFVFKPKGFESREEMDALYNWHVRRYYDSKPYRRRFSKKLWQHRWSLWHVVRHLPQIIQAARYFSAGKAELEAAKHSFAPHPRQPRGLSPFLSPELQADAIAAMSPVKVSRKPRPQLPPTAGRIIEIVQTA from the coding sequence ATGCGCGTAACCCTCGTTCATCCCGCCGGGTTCAACTTCGTGCCCGGGCAGCCCGATTTTTCGGTTCTGGCCAACCGCATGGCACCGATCGGCATCCTGCAACTGGCTTCGTGGCTGGAGAAACACGGCCACCCCACCCAGGTCCATGACTGTCTCGGCCCCTATGCACCCCCCTCGCTGGAAGCCAACGTCGAGCAGATTCTTGCCACCAGGCCGGAGCTCGTAGGCTTTTCCGCCACTACCTCGGGCTTCATGGACGCGGTGGACATGGCAGCCGAGATCAAGCGCAGGCATCCGCACATCAAGACCTTTTTCGGCAACGTCCATGCCTCGTCGGTGGGCGGACCGCTGCTCGACCACTTCCCCGAGATTGACTACCTGTGCATCGGCGAGGGCGAAGGCGCCATTCTGGACGTGGCCGAAGGCATGGCCGACAAGGACATCGCCAACATCATCTACCGTGACGGTGGCGGCCACGCGGTGATCAACGAACGTCGCGCGCGCATCCTCGACCTCGACGAACTGCCCTTCCCCGCCTACGAGAAGCTCGCCGGCTTCCCGCATGGCTACCACCTGCCGCTGTTCTCCTACGAGAAGCGCTGGGGCGCGACCATGATCACCTCGCGCGGCTGCCCCTACACCTGCTCCTTCTGCGACCGCACGGTGTATGAGCGCCTGTACAAGTACAACTCGGCGCAGTACGTGCACGACCATATCCGCCACCTGCGCGACAACTTCGGCGTACATCACATCAACATCTACGACGACCTGTTCACCGCGCACAAGAAGCGCATCCACGAGCTGTGCGAACTGCTCATCTCCAAGCCGCTGGGCGTGGATTTCAACTGTGCGATCCGTACCGGCCACACCTCGGACGAAATGCTCGCCCTGCTCAAGCGCGCAGGCGCGCTGATGGTGTCGATGGGTATCGAATCGGCCGATCCGGCGATGATGGAAAGACACAAGACCGGCGTCACCCTGGACGCGGTCAAACAGACCGTCGAGCAGATCCATGCCGCCGGTCTGCGCGCCAAGGGCCTGTTCATCTTTGGCCTGCCGGGCGAAACGCCCGAAACCCTGAAGGCGACCAGCGACTTCATCCTCTCGCTCGATCTCGACGAGATGAACATGACCAAGTTCAGCCCGATGTACGGCGCACCGATCTGGGACGAATGCGTGTCCGGCGCCGAGGGCGAGTTCGACGAGGACTGGCGCCTGATGAACTGCCTCAACTTCGTGTTCAAGCCCAAGGGCTTCGAATCGCGCGAAGAAATGGACGCGCTCTACAACTGGCATGTGCGCCGCTACTACGACAGCAAGCCCTACCGCCGCCGCTTCTCGAAGAAGCTGTGGCAGCACCGCTGGAGCCTGTGGCACGTGGTACGCCACCTGCCGCAGATCATCCAGGCTGCACGCTACTTCAGCGCCGGCAAGGCCGAACTGGAGGCCGCCAAGCACAGCTTTGCACCGCACCCGCGCCAGCCACGCGGCCTGTCGCCCTTCCTCAGCCCGGAGCTGCAGGCCGATGCAATTGCCGCGATGTCGCCGGTCAAGGTATCGCGCAAACCCAGGCCGCAGCTTCCGCCCACAGCCGGTCGCATCATCGAGATCGTGCAGACGGCCTGA